The sequence CTCCCGAATAATGGAAGAAGGTACTTCCAAAAGCAGAGATTCGGAAGTTTCTATCCATTGGTCACCGATTTTCTGGCATTGATGATAGTTATCCATTTGATGCCATCCATCCGGTAAATTTTCTGGTTTGATCAGTTTTGCTGATATATGATCCGGAATATAAATTTCTGTGATTTTAAACTGCTGATTCAAGCCTTCCCCGGATCGGTGTACCAGATTTTCCAGGCATGCGAGCGCGCGCGAGGAAGCTGTATAAATAATATCTGTTCCTTTAGAATTCCATCGTGCAGGATAGCCGGATGCCGTTAACACACCTGCCCAGCGTTTTGTAGTGATGCGAAAAACAACCACTATGCCAGTGTGCCAAACTCAATGCGAATGACCTCTTCGCGAACCAGATCAATACCGCCGGATGTTTGCATAAGTGAAAACGGCTTTTGCCCGCCAAGCCCGGGTGCAGGTTTTTGAAGCCAGCGATTGAACGATTCGAGAGAGCCAAATACCTGTTCTGCTTTTTGATACAGTGCGATTATTTTTAGCAACTGCTCACTGTTTTGTGCACTTAAATGCTTCCCCTCTTTTTCGTAACGCTGAATAGTTTTGAAGGAGACATTTAAAAGGCCGGAAAGCTCTTGATTGGAAAATTCTGTAATCTCCTGAAGATCGAAGAAGGCAGATGCAGGCAGGCCAAGTTGTGCCTTGTTTACCAAACTAAACTGGTTTTCTTCGTTAACTTCGTATTTGGTAGCAACCTCTCTGACCAAATTTTTCTCTTTGTTGTACTCTTGCTTGTTATCCATAACAGTATTTTAAATAGAAATATGTCTATTATTATAAGACATTTTTCTATGTTTTAAAAATACCTGTTAATCTAATTTTTATAAATGGTTGGA is a genomic window of Balneolaceae bacterium containing:
- a CDS encoding RES family NAD+ phosphorylase → MVVFRITTKRWAGVLTASGYPARWNSKGTDIIYTASSRALACLENLVHRSGEGLNQQFKITEIYIPDHISAKLIKPENLPDGWHQMDNYHQCQKIGDQWIETSESLLLEVPSSIIREETNILINPQHAEFSKVKVHNITPFSFDQRL
- a CDS encoding antitoxin Xre/MbcA/ParS toxin-binding domain-containing protein; its protein translation is MDNKQEYNKEKNLVREVATKYEVNEENQFSLVNKAQLGLPASAFFDLQEITEFSNQELSGLLNVSFKTIQRYEKEGKHLSAQNSEQLLKIIALYQKAEQVFGSLESFNRWLQKPAPGLGGQKPFSLMQTSGGIDLVREEVIRIEFGTLA